A single window of Leishmania infantum JPCM5 genome chromosome 35 DNA harbors:
- a CDS encoding putative ankyrin repeat protein yields the protein MSSTRSSRDATSRREPPAETIYDACRRGNAERFMAYVQKGGCLSECDDHKLTLLHHAAFSGNSAFVKAILDRSDAQQVNIDAADNEGWTPLHYAADRGHARVVEALLDEGANVNARDAAKRTPMHLAALSGRAEVVAVLLRNGASKTARNVAGMIPMDCAKQTNQAAVIAQLE from the coding sequence ATGTCAAGCACTCGGTCCTCCCGCGACGCCACGTCACGGCGGGAACCTCCTGCGGAGACGATCTACGACGCTTGTCGTCGTGGTAATGCCGAGCGCTTTATGGCGTACGTGCAGAAGGGTGGGTGCCTCAGTGAGTGCGATGATCATAAGCTCACCCTGCTCCACCACGCCGCCTTTTCGGGCAACAGCGCCTTTGTCAAAGCTATTCTCGaccgcagcgacgcgcagcaggtcaacatcgacgctgccgacAATGAAGGGtggacgccgctgcactACGCCGCTGACCGTGGGCATGCACGCGTCGTGGAAGCGCTGCTCGACGAGGGCGCCAACGTGAACGCACGTGATGCCGCAAAGCGCACGCCCATGCACCTCGCCGCTCTGTCTGGCAGGGCAGAGGTGGTGGCAGTGCTGCTTCGCAATGGTGCCTCAAAGACGGCAAGGAATGTCGCGGGCATGATCCCGATGGATTGCGCCAAGCAGACGAACCAAGCAGCCGTGATTGCTCAGCTCGAGTAG